The following proteins are co-located in the Apis mellifera strain DH4 linkage group LG9, Amel_HAv3.1, whole genome shotgun sequence genome:
- the LOC726934 gene encoding PI-PLC X domain-containing protein 1 isoform X1 encodes MTVHSSTFYSVNTLIQYTTSIFLVLFTISNDISSAKICNASSENWQSRIGILISPIISGSMMREIEIYWNNVNIEPEDKISLYAEDSNGLRREIYTVAPNDSSGIQKTGVLAEFVPSANLSFVSKCLKYGTIWKTKGGDVKKMHCLKTYPTWMKDMKDILGPLRVKDIFLPGTHDSAAYDVNGTIISIISKFAVTQDLDILGQLIHGVRYLDIRLGHYPDNSEIWWTIHGPFYRSVPLKTVADHVKNFLDNTEEIVIMDIREFAVGFNNYSDHLALVSHLEEEFRDYYLRRDNGQGWGITLNEIWSSGKRLIIGYEDSKVVANHASVWPCVTHKWGNVKTVEDLYKYLHKIETNNRRDGILRPRSAMAELTPDFKDIISNRLGDLRDMADRVNLNVTNWYSTIWQYTANIVATDFVRDTDIVRVAIKSNKNRYLYCKDKDRLI; translated from the exons ATGACCGTACACTCTTCTACTTTCTACTCTGTCAATACATTGATACAATATACGACGAGTATTTTTCTCGTTCTATTCACGATAAGTAACGATATTTCGTCCGCCAAAATTTGCAACGCATCGTCGGAAAATT GGCAATCCCGAATCGGTATACTTATTTCACCAATAATCTCGGGATCAATGATGcgcgaaatagaaatttattggaaCAACGTCAATATTGAACCCGAGGATAAAATCTCGCTATACGCGGAGGACTCGAACGGGCTTCGACGGGAAATTTACACCGTGGCACCGAACGATTCGAGCGGGATTCAAAAGACTGGGGTGTTGGCCGAATTTGTGCCCAGCGCCAATCTTTCTTTCGTGTCCAAATGTTTAA AGTACGGAACAATATGGAAAACGAAGGGAGGAGACGTAAAGAAAATGCATTGCTTAAAAACATATCCAACGTGGATGAAAGACATGAAAGATATCCTCGGCCCTTTGAGGGTAAAGGATATATTTCTACCCGGAACTCACGATTCCGCTGCTTACGATGTGAACGGGACTATAATAAGCATCATTTCGAAATTTGCCGTGACAcag GATTTAGATATTCTCGGGCAATTGATACACGGCGTGCGATACTTGGACATCAGATTGGGCCATTATCCGGACAACAGCGAGATTTGGTGGACGATCCACGGCCCGTTTTACCGCTCGGTCCCGTTGAAGACCGTCGCAGACCACGTGAAAAATTTCCTCGACAACACCGAGGAGATCGTGATAATGGACATACGCGAATTCGCCGTTG GTTTCAACAATTATTCCGATCATCTCGCGTTGGTGTCCCATTTGGAGGAGGAATTTCGCGATTACTATCTGAGGCGGGATAACGGTCAAGGATGGGGGATCACGTTGAACGAGATCTGGTCTTCTGGGAAAAGATTGATAATCGGTTACGAGGATTCGAAAGTCGTGGCTAATCACGCCAGTGTGTGGCCTTGTGTGACGCATAAATGGGGGAATGTCAAGACCGTCGAGGActtgtacaaatatttgcataaaattgaAACCAACAATAG aaGGGACGGCATTCTGAGGCCCCGATCTGCCATGGCGGAATTGACACCGGATTTCAAGGACATCATCTCGAACAGATTGGGCGATCTTCGAGATATGGCTGACAGGGTTAATTTGAACGTGACCAATTGGTATAGCACCATTTGGCAGTACACCGCGAACATCGTGGCAACAGATTTCGTGAGGGACACGGATATCGTTCGAGTCGCCATTAAATCCAACAAAAATCGTTATCTCTATTGTAAGGATAAGgatcgtttaatttaa
- the LOC726934 gene encoding PI-PLC X domain-containing protein 1 isoform X2: MTVHSSTFYSVNTLIQYTTSIFLVLFTISNDISSAKICNASSENWQSRIGILISPIISGSMMREIEIYWNNVNIEPEDKISLYAEDSNGLRREIYTVAPNDSSGIQKTGVLAEFVPSANLSFVSKCLKYGTIWKTKGGDVKKMHCLKTYPTWMKDMKDILGPLRVKDIFLPGTHDSAAYDVNGTIISIISKFAVTQDLDILGQLIHGVRYLDIRLGHYPDNSEIWWTIHGPFYRSVPLKTVADHVKNFLDNTEEIVIMDIREFAVGFNNYSDHLALVSHLEEEFRDYYLRRDNGQGWGITLNEIWSSGKRLIIGYEDSKVVANHASVWPCVTHKWGNVKTVEDLYKYLHKIETNNRDGILRPRSAMAELTPDFKDIISNRLGDLRDMADRVNLNVTNWYSTIWQYTANIVATDFVRDTDIVRVAIKSNKNRYLYCKDKDRLI; encoded by the exons ATGACCGTACACTCTTCTACTTTCTACTCTGTCAATACATTGATACAATATACGACGAGTATTTTTCTCGTTCTATTCACGATAAGTAACGATATTTCGTCCGCCAAAATTTGCAACGCATCGTCGGAAAATT GGCAATCCCGAATCGGTATACTTATTTCACCAATAATCTCGGGATCAATGATGcgcgaaatagaaatttattggaaCAACGTCAATATTGAACCCGAGGATAAAATCTCGCTATACGCGGAGGACTCGAACGGGCTTCGACGGGAAATTTACACCGTGGCACCGAACGATTCGAGCGGGATTCAAAAGACTGGGGTGTTGGCCGAATTTGTGCCCAGCGCCAATCTTTCTTTCGTGTCCAAATGTTTAA AGTACGGAACAATATGGAAAACGAAGGGAGGAGACGTAAAGAAAATGCATTGCTTAAAAACATATCCAACGTGGATGAAAGACATGAAAGATATCCTCGGCCCTTTGAGGGTAAAGGATATATTTCTACCCGGAACTCACGATTCCGCTGCTTACGATGTGAACGGGACTATAATAAGCATCATTTCGAAATTTGCCGTGACAcag GATTTAGATATTCTCGGGCAATTGATACACGGCGTGCGATACTTGGACATCAGATTGGGCCATTATCCGGACAACAGCGAGATTTGGTGGACGATCCACGGCCCGTTTTACCGCTCGGTCCCGTTGAAGACCGTCGCAGACCACGTGAAAAATTTCCTCGACAACACCGAGGAGATCGTGATAATGGACATACGCGAATTCGCCGTTG GTTTCAACAATTATTCCGATCATCTCGCGTTGGTGTCCCATTTGGAGGAGGAATTTCGCGATTACTATCTGAGGCGGGATAACGGTCAAGGATGGGGGATCACGTTGAACGAGATCTGGTCTTCTGGGAAAAGATTGATAATCGGTTACGAGGATTCGAAAGTCGTGGCTAATCACGCCAGTGTGTGGCCTTGTGTGACGCATAAATGGGGGAATGTCAAGACCGTCGAGGActtgtacaaatatttgcataaaattgaAACCAACAATAG GGACGGCATTCTGAGGCCCCGATCTGCCATGGCGGAATTGACACCGGATTTCAAGGACATCATCTCGAACAGATTGGGCGATCTTCGAGATATGGCTGACAGGGTTAATTTGAACGTGACCAATTGGTATAGCACCATTTGGCAGTACACCGCGAACATCGTGGCAACAGATTTCGTGAGGGACACGGATATCGTTCGAGTCGCCATTAAATCCAACAAAAATCGTTATCTCTATTGTAAGGATAAGgatcgtttaatttaa
- the LOC102656398 gene encoding chymotrypsin-like protease CTRL-1 isoform X1 encodes MLLSLVFFYCFLVLTITDQTQYFPRETYPINFVVCPNDKVCTFIEHCSAILNLMNHNLLPIHRFRQAICGYEHTRPKVCCNINDNNVNTFFTQTDDTFYARRSSTLKCGKSFVRGNVNTVGMFPFVARVGYKSKGEVWRCLFVLQIDFYNSFPDNAGKITYPCNGVILNQRTVLTTANCANIKFNDYKLDSVIVGEFDIDTDSNCNVQKINISYVIKHPDYQAETLANNIAMLHLKESIQYTATAQPVCLLPKNNYIDVGINAILVGWGKLANRKVNPCKQQFLKMRIASIEECVNYYIRGLAVELCTCVGDEMPCSGYNGSPLLLRYGDSHFLLGVLSYSSNCNVTTSFPSVFVNVQKYVTWILENY; translated from the exons atgcTCCTTTCattggtatttttttattgttttctcGTGTTAACAATCACCGATCAGACGCAATATTTTCCCAGAGAAACGTATCCGATTAATTTCGTTGTCTGTCCAAATGATAAAGTTTGTACTTTCATCGAGCATTGTTCtgccattttaaatttaatgaatcatAATCTACTTCCAATTCATAG ATTTCGCCAAGCGATTTGCGGTTACGAACATACGAGGCCGAAGGTGTGCtgcaatataaatgataataacgtGAACACATTTTTCACGCAAACGGACGACACGTTTTACGCGAGACGGAGTTCTACTTTAAAGTGTGGTAAAAGTTTCGTTCGTGGAAACGTTAATACTGTAGGAATGTTCCCTTTTGTTGCAAGAGTTGGATACAAAAGTAAGGGAGAAGTCTGGAGatgtttatttgttttacagatcgatttttacaattcttttcCAGACAATGCAGGAAAAATAACGTATCCTTGTAACGGTGTAATTCTGAATCAACGCACAGTATTAACTACTGCAAATTGTGCcaatataaagtttaatgattataaact GGATTCGGTAATTGTTGGCGAGTTTGATATCGATACTGATTCTAATTGCAATgtacagaaaataaatatatcgtatgTGATAAAACATCCTGATTACCAAGCTGAAACTTTGGCGAATAATATAGCGATGTTGCATTTAAAAGAATCGATACAATATActg CGACTGCACAACCTGTCTGCCTTTtacctaaaaataattatatagatgtAGGAATAAATGCTATTCTTGTTGGTTGGGGCAAACTTGCAAATCGAAAgg tAAATCCTTGTAAgcaacaatttttgaaaatgaggATTGCATCGATAGAAGAATgcgtgaattattatattcgaggATTAGCCGTTGAATTGTGTACTTGTGTAGGAGATGAAATGCCATGTTCTGGATATAATGGAAGTCCTCTTTTACTTAGATACGGCGACTCTCATTTTTTg TTAGGTGTTTTATCATATAGTTCCAACTGCAATGTAACCACCAGCTTTCCATCAGTCTTTGTTAATGTACAGAAATACGTAACATGGattctagaaaattattaa
- the LOC102656398 gene encoding chymotrypsin-like protease CTRL-1 isoform X2 — translation MLLSLVFFYCFLVLTITDQTQYFPRETYPINFVVCPNDKVCTFIEHCSAILNLMNHNLLPIHRFRQAICGYEHTRPKVCCNINDNNVNTFFTQTDDTFYARRSSTLKCGKSFVRGNVNTVGMFPFVARVGYKNNAGKITYPCNGVILNQRTVLTTANCANIKFNDYKLDSVIVGEFDIDTDSNCNVQKINISYVIKHPDYQAETLANNIAMLHLKESIQYTATAQPVCLLPKNNYIDVGINAILVGWGKLANRKVNPCKQQFLKMRIASIEECVNYYIRGLAVELCTCVGDEMPCSGYNGSPLLLRYGDSHFLLGVLSYSSNCNVTTSFPSVFVNVQKYVTWILENY, via the exons atgcTCCTTTCattggtatttttttattgttttctcGTGTTAACAATCACCGATCAGACGCAATATTTTCCCAGAGAAACGTATCCGATTAATTTCGTTGTCTGTCCAAATGATAAAGTTTGTACTTTCATCGAGCATTGTTCtgccattttaaatttaatgaatcatAATCTACTTCCAATTCATAG ATTTCGCCAAGCGATTTGCGGTTACGAACATACGAGGCCGAAGGTGTGCtgcaatataaatgataataacgtGAACACATTTTTCACGCAAACGGACGACACGTTTTACGCGAGACGGAGTTCTACTTTAAAGTGTGGTAAAAGTTTCGTTCGTGGAAACGTTAATACTGTAGGAATGTTCCCTTTTGTTGCAAGAGTTGGATACAAAA ACAATGCAGGAAAAATAACGTATCCTTGTAACGGTGTAATTCTGAATCAACGCACAGTATTAACTACTGCAAATTGTGCcaatataaagtttaatgattataaact GGATTCGGTAATTGTTGGCGAGTTTGATATCGATACTGATTCTAATTGCAATgtacagaaaataaatatatcgtatgTGATAAAACATCCTGATTACCAAGCTGAAACTTTGGCGAATAATATAGCGATGTTGCATTTAAAAGAATCGATACAATATActg CGACTGCACAACCTGTCTGCCTTTtacctaaaaataattatatagatgtAGGAATAAATGCTATTCTTGTTGGTTGGGGCAAACTTGCAAATCGAAAgg tAAATCCTTGTAAgcaacaatttttgaaaatgaggATTGCATCGATAGAAGAATgcgtgaattattatattcgaggATTAGCCGTTGAATTGTGTACTTGTGTAGGAGATGAAATGCCATGTTCTGGATATAATGGAAGTCCTCTTTTACTTAGATACGGCGACTCTCATTTTTTg TTAGGTGTTTTATCATATAGTTCCAACTGCAATGTAACCACCAGCTTTCCATCAGTCTTTGTTAATGTACAGAAATACGTAACATGGattctagaaaattattaa
- the Lin-52 gene encoding lin-52 protein encodes MNIMTTEEPTEPDLICVEESLMSLEKLDRASPDLWPEQIPGVNEFVAQNSPQTEPSAWAAGLTPDDINQLHQLGNLSMGGLISEVKKLHDMAYQLGLEEAKEMTRGKYLNIFKHK; translated from the exons ATGAACATAATGACTACAGAAGAACCAACAGAACCAG atttgatTTGCGTAGAGGAAAGTCTTATgagtttagaaaaattagatagaGCATCACCAGATTTATGGCCTGAACAAA TTCCAGGTGTAAACGAATTTGTAGCTCAAAATTCACCTCAAACAGAACCATCTGCTTGGGCTGCTGGTCTCACTCCAGATGATATAAATCAGTTACATC aattaggAAATTTGTCAATGGGTGGTTTAATATccgaagtaaaaaaattacatgacATGGCATATCAATTAGGATTGGAAGAGGCAAAAGAGATGACTCGTGggaaatatttgaacattttcaAGCATAAATAG
- the Pet117 gene encoding cytochrome c oxidase assembly factor-like — protein MSLPAKITFALCCATSASIIFYVHYQQEAERKQLEIGVERDIQRQERNKLKSLLKQQTQLTDQLRESSKNEQNLQTL, from the exons atgtCACTTCCTGCAAAAATTACTTTCGCATTATGTTGTGCAACATCAgcaagtattatattttatgtgcaTTATCAACAAGAAGCTGAgag aaaacAGCTTGAGATAGGTGTAGAACGCGATATTCAACGACAAGAacggaataaattaaaatcgttgTTGAAACAACAAACACAGTTGACGGATCAGTTGCGAGAATCGTCAAAAAACGAACAAAATCTTCAAACTTTATAA